The Zingiber officinale cultivar Zhangliang chromosome 2A, Zo_v1.1, whole genome shotgun sequence genomic sequence GTGTATTTTAGGTCTTCTGCTAACAACATTCTGACACGAGTtaactataaaaaaataattgaacaTTAGTTATGAAGACAatgatatatattaataaagttaGACGTTGATTATAAAATTTAGATagtctaaaataaatttgagCATTACAATATCTTGTTTAAATGCTCCACTAGGATTCAAATGTTCGATTTGTCATATGCAACCTTTCATTTTGGATACTGCACTAAGCATAAGAagcgttcttttttttttttgcaaagatCTTGGCGGTCGGCTATGATGCACAAAATTTGGATCTACATGAAACTCTTTCTCAATTCTTGTCCAGAATTGATCCTTCGATTGGTTGATCCCAAtaattgaattttgtgaaatatgAAGGTAAATATGATATAAGTGTTTATCTTCTTCAAATGAGTATGAAGCTTAtcgagggggagggggggggggggggggggggggggggttctacAAATTTTAGTAGAAGAGAAACTCTCACAAAATTGTTGACATAAAATGTGTTATACCAATATCTGGTAAGCCATTATATATGAAAAAATGTGAttataaaattatacaaatttTGATTCAGTGTCAGGTCACATCGCTTACTCAACttattttgatattgtcattgtTGTGTCACGTCATCTATACAATTTTGTCCAAATGTGTTCATTGTTAGGTCACATCATCTGGATACAAAAAATATGTGTTCAATCTCAGGTCACGTCGCCTGCCCAACTCGTCCCGATGTTGTCTTTGTTGTGTTACGTCATCTATGCAATTTTATCCAAATGTGTTCATTGTTAGGTCACGTCATCTGGACACAAAAAATGTGTGTTCAGTGTCGGGTCAAATAGTCTGCCCAACTTATCCCAATGTTGTTATTGTTATGCTAATTTTATCTAAATGTGTTCGTTGTTAGGTCATATCATTTGGATACAAAAAAATGTATGTACATTGCTAAGTCACATCATCTTCTCAACTTGTCCCGATGTTGTCATTGTTGTGTCACGACACCTGTGTAATTTTATCCAAATGTGTTCATTGTTAGGTTACATCGTCTAGACACACAAAAATGTGTGTTCAATGCCTGGTCACGTTGCCTGCTCAACTTATCCCGATGTTGTCTTTGTTGTGTCATGTCATCTGAGTAATTTTGTTCAAAAGTGTTCATTGTTAGGTCACGTTATCTGAACACACAAAAATGTGTGTTTAGTGCTTGTTCATGTCTTTTACTCAACTTGTCCCGATGTTCTCATTATTGAATTTTATCCAAATATGTTCATTGTTAGGTTACGTCATCTGGACACAAAAATGTGTGTTCAATATCCGGTTATGTCACCTGCTCAACTTGTCCCGATGTTGTCCTTGTTGTGTCACATCATCTCTGTAATTTTGTCTAAATGTGTTGATTAGTAGGTCACATCATATgtacaaaataaaaaaagtatAGATATAACATACATTATAAATACACACCCTATAAGCAGCATATATCTCATCCATTCAATTATCTCAGAAAATGGATAACAACAATGAGAGTTCATCAAATTTATCATCTTCAAGCTTCGATGAAGTTTTTTGTACAAGGCAACAACTGATCACTCAAGTGATTTCTACCAAcaatcaaattatcttgaattatCTCAATTAAGAAAACAACCAAAGCATACATTGAGGCTGAATTCTTGGTCACAATATGATCAATCGTAATCGTGAAACTGTTGATGGTAATCTATTCAATGATTATTTCGCCAAAAATGCATTGCATAATGATACAATGTTTCGAAGAAGATTCCGAATGGGACCAAATTTATTTATGCATATCTGTGATGCTGTTAATAATCATAACAACTATTTTATATAAAGAAGAGATGGGCTTTGAAGACTGGGTTTGTTTGGTTTGCGAAAAATAACAGCTGCATTTCGGATATTGGTGTACGGTGTACCAATAGATGCTACTGATGAGTACATTAAAATAGGGGAATCAACTGTCATTGAAAGTATGAAACGCTTTTGTCATGCTATTGTTGAAATTTTTAGAGGGCAGTACCTACGATCTCCAAACGCTCACGATGTTGCTAGGCTACTTCAGATTGGTGAGCAAGGAGGTTTTCCAGTTATGTTAGGTAGCCTAGATTGCATGCACTGGATGTGGAAAAATTGTCCAACAGCATGGGTAGGACAATATTTTAGTCATAGTGGAAAGCCAATAATTATTCTAGAAGTTGTAGCTGATTATGATTTATGGATTTGACATGCATATTTTGGGTTGGCGGGATCGAATAATGATACTAATGTACTTGAGTCTTCTCATCTTTTTGCTAATCTTGCTGAAGGTATGACTATTCCTGCTCATTATGTTATGCAAGCAAAAGAGTACAATATGGGTTGCTATTTAACTAATGGTATATTTTACTAATATCATGTATTATTATGCATAATGTGATAATTGAAGATGGACATGATTTAAATACACCAATCATGAAACACTTTGAGGTGACGACTCTAGATGTTTAGCTCGTAGTAGATGATAATACTCGATTTGAAGAGTTTCTATATTAATACAGATAAATCAAAGACAAAGAAGTTCATATTGCCTTTCGAAATACATTAATTGAGCATTTATGGGAACAATATAGTAATTCTGAAAGTTAAAGTCTTGTAATATTGCATTTTCAATTAAATGTTATagtttgttttaaataaaaaatagtaaaatattttatcctaattgtgtatgattttataatatttttaaaatatatttatgactGAACAATTatgtaataaaaaattaaaatggaaatcataattatatatatatatatatatatatatatatatatatatatatatatatatatatatatatatattagttagatgatgaattttaaaaaatttaacctaTCAAAATCAatgaaatattaattttaaatataataattatcatataaaaatattaataaatttaaatgtactttgataattaaattataataagaAAATAGAATATTCCTTTTTGGTGTAATATGATATGGATGGGTTTGAATTGAAATAGCATTTGGTGTTGAAATCATTTTAGTGAGAAAATAGTGAGTTGAATAAATTGAAATCAACTTTAGAGATTACAtcttaatataaataattttgagcGAAAAGAAATATTTGCATTGAAAAAGTTTATACaattggaagaatagaatagaatgTTTATTGTAATTGTGATCATTCTAAATTTAGATTGTTTGTTTGTCAAAACTTTTGATCTTTTGACTTAATTGTTGAAATTCACTTTTTTTTGAGCTTTTTAGCTAATTCACTTTTACATTTTACACAAATTATAATCATTTCGATCATTTTCATGGTCAAAATGCTTTCAAACTAATATATAAGCCATCAAACTAGTCCGCCGCTTTAATTAAATAAAGTTGCATACTCAACTAATTTGTTAATCTCAAACAATCATTTAGATATATTAGTCAAACATCATAGACCATTAACGGCTGATCTATATATAATCCATAAAATTAGTCCACTGCTTGGATAAATCAGCttgtatatatacatacatactCAAATTAAGATGATCCAGCGATAGCAATCAACAATATTGTGCATAAAATTATCGAGCCAAATCAGCAAATGAAGAACCTCACCACGTTGATCGAGAACACAGATTTGAGTATCCTTGATcaaacatatcatgaaataaagaGTGTGCATATATAATTAATAAGGATAGCAAGCCAGATGGTTTACTTGGATGAAGGAATCTGATGTTGTGTTTGTTATACATGAATGTATTAAGATGCCCTGCGACTTGATTAAAAGCTTTCATTTTTCTGCCTTTTTTGATCCGTTTATTGATTTATTCACAATTCAGAATATTAATGCAATAGGGCCGTGGATTATATAACAAGCAGCACTCGATCGTCGCTGTTTCCTTCTTCCCATGCTTCGCTTACGTCTAATTGGTCCGTCTCCTTGAAGCAGTCTTTTGCGTTTGGCGTGTTGAGGAATGAAAGGCGAAATGGAACCAAAAACAGATCGTTGATGATGGGGAGTAACATTACAAGAAGACaacaggggaaaaagaaaagaaaggaaaacagGGGAAAATTCTAATTTTACTTGAGGATCGATGGTGATGGACGAGCGAGAAGGGGGGGAAATCTGAGGAAAAATATATATTAGCGGTGATGATAAGGCGGCGGAGGTGATGTGTATGGGATTCCGACGACGGCCGGAAATGGGTCTTGATGTGGTGACGGTTCAGGGAGTGTTGGCAATGCCGAGGGCGATGTTGCCGATGGCTCGATGCATGGAGGGGGCGGGGGTTCGATGCATGGTGGGGGCGGGGGTTCGATGCAAGGAGGTGgcggcggaggcggaggcggaggttCATTAATGCATGGAGGCGGAGGAGGCAGTGAGCCCGGTGGAGGCGGCGGCGAGTACAACGAAAGAGGGGGATTCAGTTGAGGCGGGTAGAAGGATGGAGGTGATGGGGAGTATAATGAAGGTGGCGGTGGAGGCGAGTTCTGTGGAGGAGGTGGGAAGTACAATGGGGATGGCGGCGGAGATGAGTACAATGGAGGCGGCGGATAGGATGTGAAAGATGGAGGCGGTGAATAGATTGGAGTAAGGGTAGGACTTGGTGGTGGAGGGAAATTGAGAGGAGGTGGCGGTTGAGAGCAGTAGACGAGTGGCGATGGAGCTCGTGGGCAGTAGACGGGCGGAGGTGGAGATGTTGAGCAATAGACTAGCGGCGGAGGTGGCGATGGAGTTCGGACGCAATATGGAGGCGGTGGTGGCGAAGGTAAAGGAGGCGATGGCGGCGGAGGAGGAGACGGCGGTGGAGGAGATGGAGGCGGCGGTGATGGCGGTGGGGGTGATGGAGGCGGCGGTGATGGCGGTGATGGCGGTGGAGGTGATGGAGGCGGCGGTGATGGCGGTGGGGGTGATGGTGGCGGCGGGGACGGCGGAGGAGGAGATGGCGGGGGCGGTGACGGTGGTGGAGGAGATGGCGGCGGAGGAGACGGCGGTGGAGGAGACGGCGGGGGCGGTGACGGCGGTGGAGGAGACGGCGGCGGAGGTGACGGCGGCGGAGGAGACGGCGGTGGAGGAGATGGAGGCGGCGGTGATGGCGGTGTGGGTGATGGAGGTGGCGGTGGAGGATATGGTGGGGTTGGGGacggaggaggaggagatggCGGGGGCGGTGATGGAGGTGGAGGAGATGGCGGTGGCGGTGATGGAGGTGGCGGAGGGAGCCGAGGCACCAAAGGCTTACAACTGAAAAAAGAGCATTCAGCTGGAGGATGAGAGAAGAAAGACCTGCATTGTCTCTCCGATCTCTGCTTCGGCCGTGCTAAAAGGCAATTTCGCCGGTCATTGAAGGAGGACTGCCGGGCGAAGCACTCCTCCGGCAGTTCTCCGCTGAAGTAATTGTACGAATAGGTGAAGTTCTTCAGGCGTGGAAGACTGCAGATTGAGGGCGGAATAGAACCGGAGAATAGATTGTGTGCGACGTCAAGCTGCTCGAGGCTGAACATTCCGCCGACGGACTCTGGGAGTGAGCCGACGAGGTTATTGTAGCTGAGGTCGAGCACTGTGAGGCTTTTAAGAAGGCCGATCTCGGAGGGGAAGCAGGAGTTTAGGCGGTTGCCCATGAGGATGATCTCGTTGAGTGTCCTAGACATGTTGCCGAGGCTTGCGGGCAGACATCCATGAAAGCGGTTGTGGGCGAGGACGATGACGGAAACAGGTGAGTTGCCGATGTTATCGGGGATCTCAAAGGCGAAGCGATTGTGGTTGATGAAAATGGCGTCGAGGTTACGTTCGAAGAGCTCGGTCGGCACGCCGCCCTCGAACTCGTTGAAACGAAGATCGAGGTAACGGAGAGAGGGGAGGCGGAGGACGACGTCAGGGAAACGGCCAGAGAGACGATTGTTGCTGACGTCGAGCTCATGGAGGAGAGTGAGACGGCGGAGGGAGCGGGGCAGGGTGCCGCAGAAGCGGTTGGAGTTGATGTGGATGAGCGCGAGGTCGTAGAGTAGACCGATCTGGGAGGGGATGAAGCCGGCGATGTCGCCGTGGTTGAGATCGACACCGGCGACGACAGTGCCGCTTGGATCGGAGGGTAGGGAAGAACAGAAGACGTACGTGTAGTTGCAGACAGCGGGGCCTACCCAGTTGGCCGTCAGGTTTTTTGGGTCGGAGATGATGGCGAGCTTCCAAGCCTGGAGGCCAATGTAGGCGTCTCGGAGGCGGGGGTTGGGGAAGGAAGCGAAATCGTCGACTCCAGTGGCCTGTAGGAGCTGTCGCAGCCTCTGCGCGTGGCCATTACGGCCGGAGCAGGAGTCGGCGAGGGGGAAGATGACGAGCAGCAGCAGAAACGGTAGAGAAAGAAGGAGCCAGGGATCTTCTCGGCCTGCGCGCTTCCACCTCATCTCATCCTCCGCCGCCGACGTTTCCTCCGAcgcctacttcttcttcttcttcggcttgCGGCAGTTCACAGATCGGCCGTTTATTTGAACGAGACTCAGGGACCACGGCAGGCAGCGCACGGGAATTGTTTCTTAACCGTTGGATCGGGCGACGTGGCCCACCAAATCCCAGTTCTGATGCATCCTCTTCCGACGACGGACGGTATTTTGTCTagtcattttaatttaatgttattATTAGGGTGGTCAATTTGTTTTGGGTTGCAAACCGAGTCGTAGAGCGATGACGTGGGTAGCAGGAGGAACGAGTAACGACAAGGAGCGCACTGCTCTGTTTTTaattacaataataataattactATTATAAATTTATTCTGTCTGTCATCGTTTACTTCGAGGTGTAATA encodes the following:
- the LOC122042828 gene encoding leucine-rich repeat extensin-like protein 6 codes for the protein MRWKRAGREDPWLLLSLPFLLLLVIFPLADSCSGRNGHAQRLRQLLQATGVDDFASFPNPRLRDAYIGLQAWKLAIISDPKNLTANWVGPAVCNYTYVFCSSLPSDPSGTVVAGVDLNHGDIAGFIPSQIGLLYDLALIHINSNRFCGTLPRSLRRLTLLHELDVSNNRLSGRFPDVVLRLPSLRYLDLRFNEFEGGVPTELFERNLDAIFINHNRFAFEIPDNIGNSPVSVIVLAHNRFHGCLPASLGNMSRTLNEIILMGNRLNSCFPSEIGLLKSLTVLDLSYNNLVGSLPESVGGMFSLEQLDVAHNLFSGSIPPSICSLPRLKNFTYSYNYFSGELPEECFARQSSFNDRRNCLLARPKQRSERQCRSFFSHPPAECSFFSCKPLVPRLPPPPPSPPPPSPPPPSPPPPSPPPPSPTPPYPPPPPPSPTPPSPPPPSPPPPSPPPPSPPPPSPPPPSPPPPSPPPPSPPPPSPPPPSPPPPSPPPPSPPPPSPPPPSPPPPSPPPPSPPSPPPPSPPPPSPPPPSPPPPSPPPPPSPPLPSPPPPPYCVRTPSPPPPLVYCSTSPPPPVYCPRAPSPLVYCSQPPPPLNFPPPPSPTLTPIYSPPPSFTSYPPPPLYSSPPPSPLYFPPPPQNSPPPPPSLYSPSPPSFYPPQLNPPLSLYSPPPPPGSLPPPPPCINEPPPPPPPPPPCIEPPPPPCIEPPPPPCIEPSATSPSALPTLPEPSPHQDPFPAVVGIPYTSPPPPYHHR